One part of the Arachidicoccus terrestris genome encodes these proteins:
- a CDS encoding gluconate:H+ symporter — translation MTFLLIFLCIALLIILISWLKLNAFLAFLFVSIIAGFLFGLPATAIIPSIEKGIGNMMGALIIIITLGAMFGKIIAESGAVEQIASQMIRYFGTKYVHWALMITGFVMGISLFYGVGFVLVVPLIFSVTYQYKLPAVATGLPMLAALSVTHGFLPPHPAPTALVQQLHGSITTTLLYGLILAIPALLLAGPLFCRYLRKIPSSPLESFIPKPMGEGVMPGKFNSFVTALLPVLMLMAGAALKWQFPDAVWTGFVSNASFVMIFCIIVATLSLGYFQGISMRKIADMYGAAIKDIAIILLVIAGAGALNQVLADSGVSAAIARSIHHWPIHPLILGWLMAAIIRLAVGSATIAGLTAAGFMAPLTLHSQINPNLMVLSIGAGSLFFSHVNDSGFWLFKEYFNLTMKDTFKSWSVMETIVSVTGLAGVFILHLIVK, via the coding sequence ATGACCTTTCTTCTGATATTCCTTTGTATTGCATTATTGATTATTCTAATTTCCTGGTTAAAGCTAAATGCTTTTCTAGCCTTTTTATTTGTATCGATCATTGCCGGTTTTTTGTTTGGGCTACCTGCGACCGCTATCATCCCTTCCATAGAAAAAGGAATCGGTAATATGATGGGGGCACTGATCATTATTATTACCCTGGGCGCCATGTTCGGTAAAATCATCGCAGAAAGCGGCGCAGTGGAGCAGATTGCCAGTCAGATGATCCGCTATTTTGGGACCAAGTATGTGCACTGGGCGCTAATGATTACCGGATTTGTGATGGGGATATCCCTGTTTTACGGAGTGGGTTTTGTCTTAGTAGTACCACTGATATTCTCAGTAACCTATCAATATAAATTACCTGCTGTGGCGACTGGTTTGCCGATGCTGGCCGCATTATCTGTTACGCATGGATTTTTGCCGCCACATCCGGCGCCCACCGCCCTGGTGCAGCAATTGCATGGCAGTATCACAACGACGTTGCTGTATGGATTGATACTGGCGATTCCGGCGCTTTTATTAGCCGGCCCTTTGTTTTGCAGATACCTGCGTAAAATACCTTCGAGCCCGCTGGAAAGTTTTATTCCCAAGCCGATGGGCGAGGGTGTTATGCCGGGTAAATTCAATAGCTTTGTTACAGCGCTATTACCTGTTTTGATGCTTATGGCTGGGGCCGCTTTAAAATGGCAGTTTCCCGATGCGGTGTGGACCGGGTTTGTCAGTAATGCTTCCTTTGTCATGATCTTTTGTATCATTGTAGCGACACTGTCACTGGGTTATTTTCAGGGCATCTCGATGCGGAAGATCGCTGACATGTATGGCGCTGCTATCAAGGATATCGCGATTATATTACTGGTGATCGCCGGTGCCGGTGCTTTAAATCAGGTATTGGCAGACAGTGGTGTCAGTGCCGCCATTGCCCGGAGCATTCATCACTGGCCGATACACCCGCTGATCCTGGGCTGGCTGATGGCGGCCATCATCCGTCTGGCAGTTGGCTCTGCCACGATAGCCGGTCTTACCGCTGCGGGCTTTATGGCGCCACTTACACTGCATAGTCAGATTAATCCTAACCTTATGGTGCTTTCCATCGGCGCGGGAAGCCTGTTTTTTTCCCACGTAAATGACTCGGGCTTCTGGCTGTTTAAGGAATATTTTAATTTGACTATGAAAGATACCTTTAAATCCTGGTCCGTGATGGAAACCATCGTATCAGTGACCGGGCTGGCCGGTGTATTTATACTGCATCTTATCGTTAAATAG
- a CDS encoding pyrimidine dimer DNA glycosylase/endonuclease V encodes MRLWSLHPKYLDSKGLVALWREALLAKHVLEGNTKGYRNHPQLIRFKALKDPVSGINQYLSEVHAEAALRGYHFDRDKIGPYRNRLAMTVTSGQLQYEQMHLLRKLKIRDSDYYNRFMAVQLIEHFAIFRTIQGAVEPWERS; translated from the coding sequence ATGCGGCTGTGGTCACTGCATCCAAAATATCTTGACAGCAAAGGGCTGGTCGCGCTTTGGCGCGAAGCCTTGCTGGCGAAGCATGTGTTGGAAGGCAATACGAAAGGGTACAGAAACCATCCGCAGTTGATTCGGTTTAAAGCGTTGAAGGATCCAGTTTCGGGGATAAATCAGTATTTGTCTGAAGTGCATGCAGAGGCCGCTTTGCGAGGCTATCACTTTGACCGGGATAAAATAGGTCCCTATAGAAACAGGCTTGCCATGACTGTTACCAGCGGTCAGCTCCAATACGAACAAATGCATCTGTTGCGTAAGTTAAAAATCAGAGACAGCGATTATTATAACAGGTTCATGGCTGTGCAACTAATAGAGCACTTTGCTATTTTTAGGACAATCCAAGGAGCGGTGGAACCCTGGGAGAGATCTTAA
- a CDS encoding GDSL-type esterase/lipase family protein — protein MKKNTILRPLVLSVMLGFYGLSSIQAQVNATAPPTSTPKWDSTYRPKDYHLHAEAFKSFPDKSSDIYFLGNSITARGNWQELLGRQDVRNRGISGDITFGVLQRLKEVWEGHPRKVFILIGINDVSRNIPDTVIVGNYYKIVRQIKQNSPQTKIYFETLLPVNKDFKAFKNHYNKDQHIQWINQQIKKMGQRENIQIIDIYPAFLDSSGKLMADLTEDGLHLNIKGYHKWIGILKPYLP, from the coding sequence ATGAAAAAGAACACGATTTTGCGTCCGCTTGTTTTATCTGTAATGCTGGGTTTTTATGGGCTGTCTTCGATCCAGGCCCAGGTGAATGCCACAGCGCCCCCTACATCCACGCCTAAATGGGACAGCACCTATCGTCCGAAGGATTATCACTTACATGCCGAGGCATTCAAGAGCTTTCCGGATAAATCCTCTGATATCTATTTTCTGGGAAATAGTATTACCGCAAGGGGGAACTGGCAGGAATTACTTGGCAGGCAGGATGTACGAAACAGAGGTATTTCCGGGGATATCACTTTTGGTGTATTGCAGCGGCTAAAAGAAGTCTGGGAGGGGCATCCCAGAAAAGTATTTATTCTTATCGGCATTAATGATGTTTCCAGAAATATACCCGATACGGTCATTGTCGGCAATTACTACAAAATCGTCCGCCAGATTAAGCAGAACAGCCCGCAAACGAAGATCTACTTTGAAACCCTGCTTCCTGTCAATAAAGATTTTAAGGCGTTTAAGAATCACTATAACAAAGATCAGCATATACAGTGGATCAATCAGCAGATTAAAAAAATGGGCCAGCGGGAAAACATCCAGATTATTGATATCTATCCGGCCTTCCTGGATTCGTCCGGTAAACTTATGGCAGATCTGACCGAAGACGGGTTGCATCTGAATATTAAGGGATATCATAAATGGATCGGCATTCTTAAGCCTTATTTGCCGTAA
- a CDS encoding MarR family winged helix-turn-helix transcriptional regulator has product MKIENAIKQSSFSSGYHKALVNLIYTGNWVRDEQMKVFKEFGLLPQHFNVLRIIKGSMPSPIAPKDIKEVLIDKAGDLTRLIDKLEKMGYVKRNLCPSNRRQIDISMTDKGLQLLEMLQTPLDEFTARIQANITEKEAETLSNLLDALRG; this is encoded by the coding sequence ATGAAAATAGAAAACGCCATCAAACAATCAAGTTTTTCCAGTGGTTATCACAAAGCACTGGTTAATCTGATCTACACGGGAAACTGGGTGCGGGATGAGCAGATGAAAGTATTTAAAGAATTTGGCCTGCTGCCCCAGCACTTTAATGTGTTGAGGATTATTAAAGGCAGCATGCCCAGCCCCATTGCGCCTAAAGACATTAAAGAAGTTTTAATAGACAAGGCAGGGGATTTAACAAGGCTCATTGACAAGCTGGAGAAAATGGGTTACGTAAAACGCAATCTTTGCCCTTCCAATCGCAGGCAGATTGATATCAGTATGACAGACAAAGGTCTGCAGCTGCTGGAAATGCTTCAGACACCTCTAGACGAATTTACCGCCAGGATACAAGCAAACATCACCGAAAAAGAAGCGGAAACACTGAGTAACCTGCTGGACGCCTTGAGAGGATAA
- a CDS encoding YceI family protein: protein MATQKWISDPTHSELQFKVKHLMISKVTGSFNDFTVQAETDSEDFHNASVKAKVQLGSVSTGQTDRDNHLKSADFFDVEANPTMDFTSSSFEKKGDDEYVLNGELTIKGITKPVQLKLEYGGTAIDPWGNTKAAFSIDGKISRKEWGLTYNAPLEAGGVMIGDEVKILGEIQLTKSAE, encoded by the coding sequence ATGGCAACGCAAAAATGGATTTCTGACCCTACACACAGTGAACTCCAATTCAAAGTAAAACATCTGATGATCAGTAAAGTTACCGGTAGTTTTAACGACTTTACCGTACAGGCTGAAACAGACAGTGAAGACTTTCACAATGCCTCAGTAAAGGCAAAAGTACAGTTAGGGTCGGTTTCCACGGGACAGACAGATCGTGACAACCACCTTAAGTCAGCTGACTTCTTTGATGTGGAAGCAAATCCGACGATGGACTTCACTTCCTCCAGTTTTGAAAAGAAAGGGGACGATGAATATGTACTGAATGGTGAACTGACAATTAAAGGTATTACCAAACCCGTACAATTGAAACTGGAATATGGCGGAACAGCTATAGATCCCTGGGGTAATACGAAAGCTGCTTTCAGCATTGACGGCAAAATCAGCCGTAAAGAATGGGGGCTTACCTACAACGCTCCTTTGGAAGCCGGCGGTGTCATGATCGGTGATGAGGTAAAGATCCTGGGTGAAATTCAGTTAACTAAATCAGCGGAATAA